The following proteins are encoded in a genomic region of Diadema setosum chromosome 18, eeDiaSeto1, whole genome shotgun sequence:
- the LOC140241581 gene encoding uncharacterized protein, which yields MKLIGNSSYGKTITNKLKHRNVKICDENKAERYINNILYRDLNPIGEDCYEVDLAKQKIKLDLPVQIGHAVYQLAKLRMLQFYYDFLLKYIDPSDFQLCEMDTDSAYMAISGDSIDNIVKPHMRQEYEADKCNWFPRNDTPEVARHDKRTPGLFKVEWEGDGIVALCSKTYYCFGATDKFSCKGVSKKQNVITKDVYLEVLRSRRASGGVNTGFRVVDNGISTYSQARNSFSYFYPKRKVLEDNVSTTYLDI from the coding sequence ATGAAATTGATCGGAAACTCATCGTATGGCAAGACAATTACAAACAAACTGAAGCATCGAAACGTCAAAATCTGCGATGAAAACAAAGCTGAGAGGTACATTAACAACATTCTTTATCGAGACTTGAATCCGATAGGGGAAGACTGTTACGAAGTCGACTTagcaaaacagaaaataaaactaGATCTTCCCGTGCAAATTGGCCACGCTGTGTACCAGTTGGCAAAACTACGCATGCTCCAATTCTATTATGACTTTCTTCTAAAATATATTGACCCATCGGACTTCCAGCTGTGTGAGATGGATACCGATTCAGCTTATATGGCTATTTCTGGCGACTCCATAGACAACATTGTCAAACCACACATGCGACAGGAATATGAAGCTGACAAATGCAATTGGTTCCCGAGAAACGACACACCAGAAGTAGCCAGGCATGATAAGCGTACTCCTGGGTTATTCAAAGTTGAGTGGGAGGGTGATGGAATCGTGGCACTTTGTAGTAAGACCTACTACTGCTTCGGTGCAACTGATAAATTCAGCTGCAAGGGAGTCAGTAAGAAACAGAATGTTATTACCAAAGATGTGTACCTGGAGGTTCTGAGATCTAGAAGAGCATCTGGTGGTGTGAATACCGGTTTTCGTGTCGTTGACAATGGTATCTCCACCTACTCCCAGGCCAGAAATTCCTTCTCCTATTTCTACCCGAAACGAAAGGTGCTCGAAGATAATGTTTCTACGACCTACCTGGATATCTAA